A window of Kribbella sp. NBC_00382 genomic DNA:
AGCCAGAGGGGGAGTTGGTCGTGGTGGTGGGGGTCGCCCAGTACGCCGGAAGCGCCGAGCGGGACGATCCAGGCGCTGTTGTTGCGGTCGGCAATATCCCAGGCGTAGCGGGCGGCGGAAGCGCGGATGCAGACGTCGGTCAGGCCGGGCAGGCTTGAGGTGGACAGCACGCAGTGGTGGTCGCCGGAGAGCGCGAACTCGTAGTGTTCGTCGCCGGGCGCGAAGACGGGTCCGCGCAGGGCGTGCAGCGGGGCCAGCTGATGGGTCTCGCCCCATGGGCCGCGAGGCTTCTTGTGGGCGACCTCTTCCAGGGCCTCTCTGGCCAGCCAGCTGACGTTGATGTCGGGCAGCTTGGCGGCGATCAAGCTTTCCAGGGCGAAGTAGGTGTGGGCGACCGTGTCGAGGTAGGGGACGAAGAGGTCGGGGACGTCCACGCCTTGATCAAGTACGGCGAGAGTCGGGTGCTCGGCGAGGCGGCGGACGAGGGCCTTGCGGAGGGCGGCGTAGCTGGAGGCATCGGTGCTGGAGGCATCCATTCGCTTGTCCCAGGCAAGGAGTCGCTCGCGCAGAGTTGTTGCCTCGGGCGTCAGGTTCTCGTGGTCAACGAGGAGGCTGAGCAACGAATTCGCTGAGCCCAGGAAGGTGTCCCGGTGGATCAGGGGCATCTCTTCGACTGTCCAGTCGGACCGCTCGTGGAGGAGATGCGTGATTCGGCGGTAGCGGTGCGGGCCGGCGTAGTCGACTCCGAGCGGCTCGGCCAGGTGACGGGTGTTGGCCATCGCGATCGCGTCATCGACCGTTGCCCGCGGCATCGACTCGTGCCAGCCCTGCCATTGGTGCTCAGCCTTCCACGCCGGTACTACGCGCAGGCGGTTGTCCTCGTGCCGGGTCGGGACGAGACCGGCCGTCCGGTGCAGCAGTCCGCCTGCGGTGTCGGCGGCCATCAGGACGTTGACCGGCTCGACCCAGCGGTCGACGGCTGCGTCGATGTCCGCGACCGTGGTTGCTTTGAGCAACTTGGGAAGGACCTCGAAGCCGATTCGGTGGGTGACGCGGGGTGGGTAGCGCAAGCTGATCGCCTGCGACTCGCCCGATCCGCCGATGATGACCGGACCGCGGGCAGTCTCGATCACCTCGATCTCGACGGGCTCGGCGCCAGCGACCTCGACCAACTCGGTGTGCCGGGTCGCCGGTTGCCACCCGTCGGGCCCGAGCGCCTCCACGCCGCTATCGGTGCGGCGGAGCTGTTCGGAGTACAGGTCCTGGTAGTCGGCCATGGCGTTGGTGATTGCCCAGGCGACGTGGCCGGTGTGGCCGAAGTGGGCTAGGCCGGGGATGCCGGGGACTGCGAGGCCGATGACGTCGTACTCGGGGCAGGCGAGGTGGATCTGCTGGTAGACCCCGGGGCTCTCGATGTAGCGATGCGGGTCGCCGGCGATGATCGGCGTACCGGCTGCTGTGCGGTGGCCGGGGATGAGCCAGCCGTTGCTGCCAGCGGTGTCTGGGCCTTCGGCGTTGAAGAGGTCGAGGTAGTCGTCGCCCAGATGGCGGGCGACGTGCTCGCGCCAGAGCTTGGTGGGGAAGCCGGCGAACAGGATGTGGATCGCCATCCAGATCGCGAGCGGCGCCCAGGGCTCCCACTTCTGCGGGGTGAGTCCGGTCTCGGCGAACTCGGGCGCTCGCAGGGCAGCGCCCGGCAGGCTGTGGTTGACGCCGTCCACGTACGCCGAGACCCATTCGCGGGTGTCAGCGTCGAGGTTCTCCCAGCAGCGCCGGGCGGTGTCGGCGAGGCGGGCCTGGCGGGCGAAGACGTCCCAGCTGAGCGCTTCGGCCCCGAGGAAGGCTGCGCTGGTACCGAGTGCGCGGCGGTGTTCGAGCTCGATCTGCCAGGCCCGGTCGGTCGCGGCGTTGCGGCCCTGGAGATAGGCGAGTGCGAGCGGGTCGCCGGCTCTCAAGTGCGGCACACCCCAGGTGTCCCGGTCGACCTTGGCGTTCACTCGTCATCCTCGCTTCAGTTAGGTTAGGCTGCGCTAACTTACAAGTCAGGAACTTGGGCTGCAACTGCCTATTCTCGTCGGGCTGGAAGGGACGTGCGTCGTGGGGCATGGCTGGGAGGGTGTCGTCCTCAAGCTGTTCCGAGGCAAGGACTTCGTGTTCACCGTGACGGGTGCCGAACAGGTCACCGAGCGCTATCGCCGCGTGCACTTCACGGATGGTGGGCTGCTCGGGATGGTTGGCGTGCACCCGACGATGTGGGTGCGGCTGTGGTTCCAGCACGCGGGCAAGCCGCATCAGCGGGCGTACACGCTGGTCGATCCTGACGCGGAGGCCGGCACCTTCAGCATGGAGTTCGCGCTGCACGAGGGGATCGCGAGCGACTGGTCGCTGTCCGCGAAGGCAGGCGACACGATCGAGGCGACGCTGCAGGGCACCGACTTCGCCGTACCGGATCCGCTGCCGCCGAGGCTGCTCGTCATCGGCGACCCGGCCTCGCTGCCGGCCATCAACTCGCTGCTGGCGGTGGCACCGAAGCTGCCGGCAACGATCTTCTTCGAGACAACCCACGACTCCGATGCGGACCTGCCGCTGCGACTCGACCCCGACCACCACGAACTGCGCATGGTCTCCCGCAAGGGTGACCAGTTGGTGGCGGAGGTGAAGGCAAGCCTGCCGAGCCGGATCGACGACCCGTCGACCACCTTCGTCTGGCTAGCCTGCGACACGAAAACAACCCGCACCCTGACGTCGTACCTCCTAAAGGACCTCTCCCTCCCCAAGGATCGAGTCAAAGCACTCGGCTACTGGCGCCCAGCCTGACGTAATTGACGGGCGGGGGCGGTGCTGCGCGGATAGCGTGGCGGGGTGATTCGTGTCTTGGACCTGGCGGATGTGGCTACTGCTGAGCGGGTGCTGGTGGTGCAGCGGTTGGCGTATGCGGTGGAGGCTGCGCTGATCGGGTTCGACGGGATTCCTCCGCTGCACGAAGACCTTGCTGGCTTGATGGCGTCGGAGGAGCACTGGCTCGGGCGGTACTCGGGCGACGGTGAGCTGGTCGCAGCGGTCGCCTATGAGTTGCCGGATCCGGAGACGGTCGAGATCAGCCGGCTAGTAGTCGATCCGGCGCACGCTCGGCGCGGTCATGGTCGGGCATTGCTGGATCAGCTCGATGTGATGGAGCCGCGGCGGGTCAGCCTTGTGTCGACTGGCACGGCCAATGCGCCGGCGACCAGCCTTTACCTTTCCCGCGGTTACAGCGCCTCGGGAGTAGTGGAGATCGCTCCTGGCATCACCATCACTCAGTTCTGCCGGGTGCGGAGTTGTTCGAAGCCGTAGTACACGGCGAGCAGGAAGAGGACGAGCAACGTCAGCGGCGCCGAGAGGAACGACAGGCCGATCGCGGCTGCGTACAGCAGCGTGCCGACGGAGTAGCGCAGGACGGAGTTGCGTTGCTCGGTGGGAGTCATGTCGTGGTCGACGAGGTGGTTGCGCAGGGAATGCCACCAGATCGCGCTGAAGAAGATCGCGGCGAGCGTGAGGTTCGTGCTGTAGACGGCGGCCGCGACATGCGCGTTGCTCCCCTCGTCCTCCAGGAACTCGGCGAAGAGGTTGGTCGGGAACGGCAGCAGCGCGGTCCACAGCAGCAGCCCGAGGTTGAGGAACATCAGCCCGCGGTCGGCGCGCTGGATCTGCCGGAACATCGAGTGGTGGTTGACCCACATGATGCCGAGGATCGCGAAACTGGTCAGATAGGCGCCGAACTGCGGCCACTCGTCGAGCAGCGCGGGCCAGAGCCGCTCGCCCGGCTCCAGCTCGGGGATGTGCAGTTCGAGGACGAGCAAGGTGATGGCGATGGCGAAGATTCCGTCGCTGAAGGCCTCGATCCGGGAGGTCTCCGCGAGGTCCGGCTGTGCGTTCACGCGGTGAGTCTGACACCTGGAGGCCGGTGGTACTAAGACATTTGTCCGGCTGCCGGATCCGTGGTGCCCCGCATACGATCCCAGGATGGTCAATGAACGCGAGCCGGTGTCCACGGTCGGCTTGCTGGTTCGGTTCACGGCGGCCGGGCTGATCGTCTTGCTGTCATTGGCCGCGCTGATCGCGTACGTCGCCCGCCAGGCCGGTACCGAGCAAGCGAGCGAGTCGGCCCGCGAGGTGACCTTCGTGACCGCCCGTGGGGTGGTGGAGCCGCGGCTGGATGCCAATGTGATCGCCGGGCAACAGGCGGCGCTCCAGGCGTTCGACACAGCCATGCGCCGGTACGTCCTGCAGGGCTCACTGGTCCGGGTGAAGCTGTGGAACGCCCACGGAAAGATCGTGTACTCCGACGAGCGGCGACTGGTCGGCCAGACCTTCCCACTGGACCCGGACGAGACCGAGGCGCTCCGCATCCAGGGCAGCAGCGAGTCCGAGGTCAGCGACCTCACCCGGCCGGAGAACCGGTACGAGATCCCGTACAAGAAGCTGCTCGAGGTGTACGTCGGGGTGCGCGGCCCGGGTGGCGAACCGATGCTCTTCGAGGCGTACTTCCAGTACCAGGCGGTGACTCAAGCCGGTCAGGCTGCGTGGAAGCGGTTCGCCCCGCCCTCGCTGGGTGCACTGCTCCTGCTGGAGCTGGTGCAGATCCCCTTCGCCTGGTCGCTCGCGCGCCGGGTGCAGCGGCAACAGCGCGACAGGGAGCGACTGCTGCGGCATGCGGTGGACGCCTCCGACGCTGAGCGACGGCGGATCGCCGGAGAGCTCCATGACGGCGTAGTGCAAGAGCTGACCGGTCTGAACTACGCACTGGACGCCATGAGGCTGGGCAAGCCGACCGAAGGCCAGCGAGCGGACCTGATCGCCGACGGCGCTAACAGGCTCCGGGGCAGTATCGGCTCGCTGCGCACCCTGCTCGTGGACATCTACCCGCCCAACCTGGCTGAGGAGGGGCTCGCCTCTGCTCTGGCGGAGCTTGCTGCGGGGCTGGAGCGTACGGGTGTCGAGGTACGGCTTGAGACTGAAGGTGCTGAGGACCTGCCGCCGGCAGTGGCGGCACTCCTGTTCCGGGCGGCGCAGGAGATCGTACGGAACGTTGCTGCGCACAGTGGCGCTCAGGAGGTGCTCATCCAGGCTGGGCGCCTCAGCGGGAAGGCGACGCTCGTGGTGGACGACAACGGGCGTGGGTTCGATGAGACCAGGCTGGATGAGCGGAGTAGCGACGGACACCTCGGGTTGCGGTCCATCGGCGACCTCTTGGCGGAGTCAGGTGGCATGCTGACGGTACGGGCCGCGCCAGGCCAGGGGACACGAGTGGAAGTCGAGGTACCGGTCAGATGATCCGGGTACTCATCGTCGACGATCACGCGATCGTACGGACCGGGTTGGCGCAGTTACTCGACACCACGGACGACCTGGAGTTGGCGGGGGCTACCGGCGACGGTGACGAGGCGGTGGCGCTGGCGGCGGAGTTGAAGCCGGACGTAGTACTGATGGATCTGTCGATGCCTGGTACGGACGGGGTCACCGCTACTGCGCGGATCGTGGCGCAGGACCCGTCGGCGCACGTGCTGGTGCTGACCTCCTTCAGCGATCAGGCGCGGATCCTGGATGCGCTGCAGGCCGGTGCTGAGGGGTATCTGCTGAAGCACAGCGAGCCGGAGGTGATCCTGGCGGGCATCCGGGAGGTGGTTGCGGGTGGTTCGCCGCTGGATCCGAAGGCTGCGCGCGTGCTGCTGACCAACCGGCGCAGTCCTGGGCCGGAGATGAAGCTGACCGGGCGGGAGCAGGAGGTGCTCGACATGATCGCCGACGGCCTGCCGAACAAGCTGATCGCTCGCCGGATGGGGATCAGCGAGCGCACGGTCAAGGCGCACCTCACCAACGTCTACCAGCGGCTGGGTGTCACTGACCGTACCCAGGCGGCTCTCTGGGCGCAGCGGCAGCGGCGGCCGGAGCAGTAGGTACTAGTACCAAGGTCCGATGGTCTGGACCCGGCTGCTTGGCGCACTATCGACGTATGGACCCAGACGACCGCCCGGTGGTGCTGCAGACCCAGCGGCCTGATGTGGAGTCCGCACGGTCGACCCGCTACCTCGCCTGGGCTGGTACTGGCTTGCTCGGCCTCGTCGCAGCAGCCGGCCTGGTCGCCGGTACTACGGCAGTCTGGTCAGCCTTCGACCCCGGTACGCCGGGGCAGTCGCCTGCGCCCCTCTGGTTCCCGCCACCCGCCACCGTCCACCCCAAGCCGGCAGCCGTAACCACCACCCCAGACGACGACCGCGGCGGCCGCCCGACAACCACCCCCAGCTCCACCAGTCGTACTTCTGAGCCAGGCGACGACAAGGGCGGCGGCAAAGGCAAGTCCTCCGACGACAGCTCAGGCCACGGCAAAGGCCACAACTGACCAGGTGCTCAGTCCTTGGCTGGGTCGTCGTGGGCGGGGTCGTCCACCGGTTCGGTTGCTTCGGGGGTGTGGGGTGGGCGGCGGGGTGGGTTTGGTTGGGGGCCGGACGAGACTTCGCCCGGGTGGTCGAGGCCGTCCAGATCGCCGTCGGGGGTTAGTTCTATGCCCTCGGCTTGGAGGTCTTCGGTGATTTGGGGTTCGTCGGACTTGTGGCCGGGGTGGGGTAGGCCTGGTCGGTCGAAGCTCATCGGTCCTCCTGGGGCGGGGTTGCTGGAACGGACGGTACCCAGTTGCCAATCAGTAGGACTGTAGTTCCAGAAGGTTGCCTTCGGGGTCGCGGAGGTGAGCAGTGCGGAGATTTGGTCCCCACTGAGGGCGATCCTGGGGCTCGGTGAGCAGGGTTGCGCCGTGGTGGGTGAAGACCTTTGCCGCTGCGTCGACGTCGTCGACCTTGAAGACGAGCATGGAGCGGTCCTGGGCCGGTACATCGGCAGGTAGATCGCCCGTACCAACCGTGCCGGCGATCATCGTGCGGCCGAAGAGGACCAGGCCGGTCTGACCGTCGAGGTCCCAGTTCGCGTAGGTCGCCTCGGGGATCACCTTGACCGGCTCCACACCGAACACCGAGGCCAGTACACCGCGGTAGAACTCCACGGTGGCAGGGAAGTCGCGGACCAGCAGCCGCGGGTAGAGCGCGTTCATCATCAACTCCGAGGTTATTAGTGGGTATCTACCAACTATTGGTTCGAGCCTACAATACGACCATGGAGACGCTGCTGGGAACGACCACCTTCGTGCTGCACAAGGTGGCGGTGGCGAGCCGCCGGGCGATCGCGGACCGGCTGGGCGAGAAGCCCGGGCTCACGCTGTGGCAGTTCGCCGCGCTCGCGGAGCTCGACGAGCGCGGGCCGGTCGCGCAGAACACGCTGGCGACGGCGCTGGGGATGGATCCGAGCGACATGGTCCGGTTGATGGACGAGCTGATCCACAGCCGCCGGGTCAAACGCGATCGCGATCCGGCGGATCGGAGGCGCTACCAGGTGACGCTGACTGCCAGTGGACGCAAGGCGCTCGCGGCGGGGCGGAGCGTAGTACGGGAGGTTGAGAAGGCTTCGCTGGCGCCGTTGACGGCGGCCGAGCGGGCAACCTTGCGCGACCTCGCGGTGAAGATCCACCAGCGGAACGGCTGACCTCTGTCAATATCTAACCAAAATCTGTACCCTCTGGGCCAGAAAGTTTCGTCTTCGGGCTTCAACCCTGGAGGATCCGATGCAGCCGCCCCGCTCAGCAACGAAACCGAACCCTCGCCGCCTGTTGCTCTTCGCAACCTTGCTCGCGGCCCTCATCGCAGGCTTGACCGCCATCGCTCCAGCTCAGGCAGCAGAACTGGCCGGGCCGACCGCCCAGCAGCTGAAGGACAAGACGGCGGGCTGTGAGACCCAGCTGTCGAACGGCAAGTACGCGCACGACTCCGGCGGATCGAGGACCGTCGCGGTCTGCAAGACCGGTGGAGCCGTGCACTGGACGGCTGACTTCGACGTCGACTGCGACGGCCAGCGCACCACCCAGTGCAACGAGAACACCGATCCGTCGTTCCAGCCGGCCACCTCGTGGAACCAGTCGAACGGTCAGCCGTTGAACTCGGCCGGCCTGCCGTTCATCGTCGTCCCGCTGTCGAGCTCGATCTGGAACTACTCGACGGCCGGTATCGCCGGCGGGACCGTCGCCGCGGTCGTCTACCAGGACAAGGTCGCGTACGCCGTCGTCGGCGACCAGGGCCCGACCGGGATCATCGGTGAAGGCTCGTACAAGCTCGCGCAGCAGCTCGGCATCAACCCGAATCCCTCGACTGGCGGAGTGTCGGGCGCGGTCGTGACGTACATCCTGTTCCCGGGCGTGAAGTCGGTACCGATCGAGAGCCAGGCCGATGCCTTGAGCAAGGGTGAGGCGGCGGCTACGTCGTTCATCAACGGGATGCAGACGTGTGGCGCCACCAACCTCGACTTCACCAGCTACCCGACGGTGCAGGAGGGATCGACGGGTGCGGCGGTCAAGGCGGCGCAGTGCTTGGCCGGTGGTACCAACGAGCCCAGCGGGACCTTTGACACCGCTACAACCGATGCAGTGAAGGGATTCCAGACGCGCGTCGGGCTGCCGTCGGACGGAGTTGTCGGGGCGAGCACCTGGACCGCATTGCTTGCCGCGGGCGACAAAACGACGGTCCGCAGTGGTTCAACCGGTACTGCGGTCAGCCGGCTGCAGCGGTCCTTGACTGCTGCTCTTGGACGCACGGTCGTCATCGACGGGCAGTTCGGGCCGGTCACCGATACCGCCGCCCGCGACTACCAGCGCACCCGCCAACTGGTAGTCGACGGCGTGGTCGGCCCAGTCACCTGGACCGCCCTCCAATCCGGCCACTAACCGTTTGAGGGGTTAACCCCGCAGATGGTGGGTTGCCTGGCCGGATTCTCGCTAGGCAACCCACACAGTGCGGGGTTAACCCCTCAAACGTCGGCGGGGTGGCGGGTGTCGGCGGGGTGGCGGGTGGGCGGGCGGGAGTTAGGCGGCGGAGCGGTCGGGGGTGGGGCGGCGGCGGAGGGTGGGGGTGGTCAGGGCGGGGGACTGCCAGAGGCCGTCGGATTGGTAGTGGTGGAGGTCGGTACCGGGCGGGACGATCTCGTCGATCCGGTCCAGGGTGGCGTCGTCCAGGGTGAGGTCGGCGCCCTTCAGCAGGCCGGTCAGCTGTTCCATCGTGCGCGGGCCGATGATCACCGACGTCACCGCCGGGTGCGACGTGACGAACGCCAGCGCGAGCTCGGGCAGCGTCCGCCCGAGATCCTCGGCGAGCTCGGCCAGCTGCTCGACCGCCTCGAACTTCGACGCGTTGGCCGGCAGTGCAGGGTCGAAGCGATGCGGAGTGATCGCCGCTCGTCCGGCCGTCAGGTCCACCGGCTGGTTCTTCCGGACCTTGCCGGACAGGAAGCCCGACGCCAGCGGGCTCCACGTCAGCACGCCCATGTTCAATCGCTGCGTGGTCGGCAGTACCGACCGTTCGATGCCGCGGGTGACCATCGAGTACGGCGGTTGCTCGGTACGGAACTTGCCGTACCCGCGTCGCTCGGACACGTGGTACGCGTCGACGAGATCCTCGGCCGGGAAGGTCGAGCAACCGAACGCGCGGATCTTGCCGGCGCTGACCAGGTCGGTCAGTACCGACAACGTCTCCTCGATGTCCGTCGCCGGATCCGGCCGGTGCACCTGGTACAGATCGATCCAGTCGGTGCCGAGCCGGCGCAGGCTCTGCTCGACCTCATGGGTGATCCAGCGCCGCGAGTTGCCGCCGCGGTTGGGTCCCTCACCCATCGGGAAGTGCACCTTGGTCGCCAGTACGACGTCCTCGCGGCGCCCCTTGAGCGCCTTGCCGACGATCTCCTCGGACTCGCCGCTGGAGTACATGTCGGCGGTGTCGACGAAGTTGATGCCCTGGTCGAGGGCAGTGTGCAGGATCCGGGTGCAGTCGGCGTGGTCGGGGTTGCCGACCGAGCCGAACATCATCGTGCCGAGGCAGTGCACGCTCACCTCGATACCGGTCCCGCCGAGTGTGCGGTAGCGCATGACTAGCTCCTAGCTTCTGTGGTCTAGCGCAGAACTTAGGAGCTAGAGCCCTCTCTAGGTCAAGCCCGTTGAACCGGTTTGCCAACGAGGACGTATAGACCGCAGACGAGCCAGTTGGAGGGGACATGAGTACGGACGTGAGTGCGCCGCCGGACAAGAGGCTGATCGGGCGGGGAACCGTTGCATTGTTGGGGTTTGCCGTCGTCGGTGCGTTGGTCGCTGTATCCCTGGGGTTCTACGGGAAGGCCCATACGCCGACCGGCCGGCCGCTGGCGTTGATCGTGGGGTTCACGAGTCTCACGCCGATGAAGGCATGGCTGGCCACGGCGGCCGTAGTACTGGCTGTCTTCCAAATGGTGTCCGCGCTGTGGATGTACGGACGCCTGCCGGTGAAGCGCAAGCCGCCGGCGGTGCTGTCGCAGCTGCACAGGTGGAGTGGGGCGGTGGCGTTCGTTGCGACGTTGCCGGTCGCGTACCACTGCTTGTGGAGTCTCGGGTTCAGCACGTTCGACACCAGAACGGCACTGCATTCGCTGTTCGGATGCGCCTTCTACGGCGCGTTCACGACCAAGATGCTCGCGTTGCGGGCCAACAAGATGCCGAGCTGGGCATTGCCGATCTCGGGCGGGCTGCTGTTCGCCTTGCTGATCGGGGCCTGGGCTACTGCGGCGGTCTGGTACTTCACTCAATCCGGCGTCCCACTGCGTTGACAGGAGACAAGAAGATGATTGAACGCAGAACGGTACTGATCGCAGGAGGCGCTGCGACCACCGCAGTACTGACTGGTTGCGTAGTGCAACAAGCTCCACCTCAGACAGCGGGTCAGCCTTCGACCGCAGGGAAGCCTTCTACTGCAGGGAAGCCGGCCGCCTCGGCGCCAGTCTCACAGGGGACGACTGGCGCGGCGCCTGCTCCTGCTGCGTTGGCCAAGGTGGCCGACATCCCGGCCGGTGGTGGCGTGATCCTCAAGGAGCAGAGCCTCGTACTGACCAAGGACGCGAGCGGCAAGGTCTGCGCGTTCTCGGCGATCTGCACGCATCAGGGTTGCGTGGTGACGGATGTCGGCGACGGCACGATCAACTGCCCGTGCCATGGCAGCAAGTTCGACGCCAGTACGGGCGAACGGGTCGCCGGACCGGCCAAGTCCCCGCTGCCGGCGGTTGCCGTCCAGCAGCGCGACGGCGCGATCTTCAAGGCGTAGGGGTTCATCATGTTCAAGAGTCTGCCGACGATGGTGTGGGTGATCGGCGCGACCATCGCGGTGGCCGCCCTCAGCCCCGCCGTCGGCAACGTCGCGACCACAGCTCCCGCCGTCGCCCCGCCAGCAGCACCGGCGCCAGCCGCCGCGGCACCAACCAAGGCGCCGCCTTCAAAGGCCAAACCATCCACGCCTGTCGAAGAACCAGTAGTGATCAAAGCCGGTACTACGAAACTCGGCCAGGTCGCCGTAGACGCTGAGGGCTTCACGCTCTACATGTCAGTCCTGGACAGCAGGAACCCACCGAAGTCGGTCTGCAGGAGCAAGGCCTGCCTGACCGCCTGGAAGCCCGTCTACGTCAAGAAGGTCGGCATCATCGCCGGAGCCGGCGTCAGTCAGGCCAAGGTCGGCACTCTGATCCGCCCCGACAAAGGCGTCCAGGCGACTCTCAACGGCTGGCCGCTCTACCGCTTCGCCAAGGACCAGAAGCCCGGCGATGTCCTCGGCGAAGGCCTGAAAGGCACCTGGCATGTCCTCAGCCCAGCAGGGACCCGGCTCAACCCTCCTCGCTGACTGAGATCACAGGCTGAGACTCCCAGCGTGTGTGCACACTAGGGCTGGCACTCACAGTACGAGTCAGGGGAGAGCATCGGATGAGTTCGGAATTCGCAGGCCTGTGGGATCCGCAGCCGGGGTGGCTGAACACTGCGTCGTACGGGCTGCCGCCACGGCCCGCGTGGGAGGCGCTGCAGGCGGTACTGCGGGATTGGCAGGTCGGGGCGACCAGCTGGGAGCCGTGGGACGGGTCGACCACTCGCGCTCGGGAGTCGTTCGCGCGGCTGGTCGGGGCCGAGGTGGCTGATGTATTCGTGGGGAGCACGGTGTCGGCGGCGGTGGCGCCGATCGCGGCTGCGTTGCCGGACGGAGCGCGGGTGCTGGTCGACGACATCGAGTTCACCTCGAACGTCTACCCGTGGATGGTGCACGCTGACCGGGGCGTCGAGGTGACAGCGGCCAGTGCGGACAAGTTCGTCGACGCGATCCGGCCGGGGATCGATCTGGTTGCGGTGAGCGCGGTCCAGTCCGCCACCGGGACGGTACTCGACCTTGCCCAAGTAGTTGCCGCATGCAAGGAGATCGACGCGCTGCTGGTGGTCGACGCCAGCCAGGCGGTGGGCTGGTTGCCTTTGACCGTGGATGGTCTGGACGCGCTGATCACCCATACCTACAAGTGGTTGATGTCTCCGCGTGGGGCGACCCTTGGCTATCTGTCGCCGCGGCTGCAGGAGCGCTGCCGCCCGCTCCAGGCCGGCTGGTATGCCGGTCGCAACGTCAGCGGCTCGTACTACGGAACGCAGATGGAGCTCGCCACGGATGCGCGCCGGTTCGACCAGTCGCCGGCTTGGTTCAGCTTCGTCGGGGCTGCCCCGGCGCTCGAGTTGATCGAGCAGATCGGCGTCGAGACCATCCACGAGCACAACCTCGCGCTGGCCAACGAGTTCCGCGCCGGGATCGGGCTGCCGCCGGGTGATTCAGCGATCGTCAGCGCGTCGATCCCTGGGGCGGAGGAGGCGTTCGCGGCAGCCGGAGTACGGGCTGCTGTCCGGGGTGGCAACCTGCGCGCGTCTTTCCACATCTACTCGACACAGGCCGACGTCCAGCTCGCACTTGAAGCCCTCGACGGGCTCGAGGGGCTGGCTAAATAGCTAGAGCTGACTCTAGGTGCGAGCTAGGGTGACGAGCATGACGGACGGATTGAGCATCGGGCAGGTCTCCGAGCGGACCGGGTTGAGCGTGCACGCGCTGCGGTTCTACGAGCGGGAGGGCATCCTCGCCGAGCCGGTACGCCGGGAAGGCAACGGCCGGCGGGTGTACTCCGAGGACGACGTCGACTGGCTGGACATGTGCATCAAGTTCCGCTCGTCGGGGATGCCGCTGGACACCATCCGCCGGTACACCGACCTGGTCCGGCAGGGCGCCGGCAACGAGGCGGACCGGCTCGCGCTGCTCAAGAGCCACCAGGAGGCCGTCGCCGCCCAGATCGAGGAGCTCACCGAGTGCCTGCGGGTGATCACCTACAAGGTCGACATCTACACCGAGCACCTCGACCACGGCACCGCCGACAGCCTGTGGGTCTCGCCGTCCCACCAACCGCAGGACCAGGCAGACCAGGCAGTCTGACCCCGGGGTGCGGTCA
This region includes:
- a CDS encoding MarR family winged helix-turn-helix transcriptional regulator, giving the protein METLLGTTTFVLHKVAVASRRAIADRLGEKPGLTLWQFAALAELDERGPVAQNTLATALGMDPSDMVRLMDELIHSRRVKRDRDPADRRRYQVTLTASGRKALAAGRSVVREVEKASLAPLTAAERATLRDLAVKIHQRNG
- a CDS encoding peptidoglycan-binding protein codes for the protein MQPPRSATKPNPRRLLLFATLLAALIAGLTAIAPAQAAELAGPTAQQLKDKTAGCETQLSNGKYAHDSGGSRTVAVCKTGGAVHWTADFDVDCDGQRTTQCNENTDPSFQPATSWNQSNGQPLNSAGLPFIVVPLSSSIWNYSTAGIAGGTVAAVVYQDKVAYAVVGDQGPTGIIGEGSYKLAQQLGINPNPSTGGVSGAVVTYILFPGVKSVPIESQADALSKGEAAATSFINGMQTCGATNLDFTSYPTVQEGSTGAAVKAAQCLAGGTNEPSGTFDTATTDAVKGFQTRVGLPSDGVVGASTWTALLAAGDKTTVRSGSTGTAVSRLQRSLTAALGRTVVIDGQFGPVTDTAARDYQRTRQLVVDGVVGPVTWTALQSGH
- a CDS encoding aldo/keto reductase, translating into MRYRTLGGTGIEVSVHCLGTMMFGSVGNPDHADCTRILHTALDQGINFVDTADMYSSGESEEIVGKALKGRREDVVLATKVHFPMGEGPNRGGNSRRWITHEVEQSLRRLGTDWIDLYQVHRPDPATDIEETLSVLTDLVSAGKIRAFGCSTFPAEDLVDAYHVSERRGYGKFRTEQPPYSMVTRGIERSVLPTTQRLNMGVLTWSPLASGFLSGKVRKNQPVDLTAGRAAITPHRFDPALPANASKFEAVEQLAELAEDLGRTLPELALAFVTSHPAVTSVIIGPRTMEQLTGLLKGADLTLDDATLDRIDEIVPPGTDLHHYQSDGLWQSPALTTPTLRRRPTPDRSAA
- a CDS encoding DUF6529 family protein; translation: MSTDVSAPPDKRLIGRGTVALLGFAVVGALVAVSLGFYGKAHTPTGRPLALIVGFTSLTPMKAWLATAAVVLAVFQMVSALWMYGRLPVKRKPPAVLSQLHRWSGAVAFVATLPVAYHCLWSLGFSTFDTRTALHSLFGCAFYGAFTTKMLALRANKMPSWALPISGGLLFALLIGAWATAAVWYFTQSGVPLR
- a CDS encoding Rieske (2Fe-2S) protein, producing the protein MIERRTVLIAGGAATTAVLTGCVVQQAPPQTAGQPSTAGKPSTAGKPAASAPVSQGTTGAAPAPAALAKVADIPAGGGVILKEQSLVLTKDASGKVCAFSAICTHQGCVVTDVGDGTINCPCHGSKFDASTGERVAGPAKSPLPAVAVQQRDGAIFKA
- a CDS encoding COG4315 family predicted lipoprotein, giving the protein MFKSLPTMVWVIGATIAVAALSPAVGNVATTAPAVAPPAAPAPAAAAPTKAPPSKAKPSTPVEEPVVIKAGTTKLGQVAVDAEGFTLYMSVLDSRNPPKSVCRSKACLTAWKPVYVKKVGIIAGAGVSQAKVGTLIRPDKGVQATLNGWPLYRFAKDQKPGDVLGEGLKGTWHVLSPAGTRLNPPR
- a CDS encoding aminotransferase class V-fold PLP-dependent enzyme translates to MSSEFAGLWDPQPGWLNTASYGLPPRPAWEALQAVLRDWQVGATSWEPWDGSTTRARESFARLVGAEVADVFVGSTVSAAVAPIAAALPDGARVLVDDIEFTSNVYPWMVHADRGVEVTAASADKFVDAIRPGIDLVAVSAVQSATGTVLDLAQVVAACKEIDALLVVDASQAVGWLPLTVDGLDALITHTYKWLMSPRGATLGYLSPRLQERCRPLQAGWYAGRNVSGSYYGTQMELATDARRFDQSPAWFSFVGAAPALELIEQIGVETIHEHNLALANEFRAGIGLPPGDSAIVSASIPGAEEAFAAAGVRAAVRGGNLRASFHIYSTQADVQLALEALDGLEGLAK
- a CDS encoding MerR family transcriptional regulator; translated protein: MTDGLSIGQVSERTGLSVHALRFYEREGILAEPVRREGNGRRVYSEDDVDWLDMCIKFRSSGMPLDTIRRYTDLVRQGAGNEADRLALLKSHQEAVAAQIEELTECLRVITYKVDIYTEHLDHGTADSLWVSPSHQPQDQADQAV